From Rutidosis leptorrhynchoides isolate AG116_Rl617_1_P2 chromosome 3, CSIRO_AGI_Rlap_v1, whole genome shotgun sequence, a single genomic window includes:
- the LOC139900663 gene encoding uncharacterized protein, translating into MLTKTPKEILLQERVARSFSDPQPLAENSRKDKSKFCIFHDDYGHDTNRCRDLAELIAEAYVQGKLEHLITQGATSTANAIILPVDSNAPQVPNIADRKAPAVKNLGVKMVSKKKNLREIQVINVVEVQGKLSVFQISEQIANWQCPSITFPPVNLSVDLDKPVAVSCRIANTGIVIVKLPANIKALMKPTAVPLAGFSGESTWTIGQLELQVELVDDHDELLRRQALLNLYIMRNQSRFNMIFGRTAFSMFGAIPSTLHGMVKFSVNKGIRTLISAMVEPFCAMIVARESVGVEGHAVHFE; encoded by the exons ATGTTAACAAAAACACCCAAAGAAATTCTTTTACAAGAAAGGGTTGCGAGATCTTTTTCTGATCCTCAACCTTTAGCAGAGAACAGTAGGAAAGACAAATCTAAGTTTTGTAttttccatgatgattatggtcatgatacTAATCGTTGTAGAGATTTGGCAGAGCTGATCGCGGAGGCATATGTGCAAGGCAAGCTAGAACATTTAATCACGCAAGGTGCTACAAGTACTGCGAATGCGATTATCTTACCTGTAGATTCTAATGCTCCGCAAGTGCCAAATATTGCTGATCGAAAAGCTCCCGCGGTGAAGAATCTTGGAGTAAAAATGGTGAGTAAGAAAAAGAATTTGCGCGAAATTCAGGTCATTAATGTGGTAGAGGTACAAGGCAAACTATCGGTATTCCAAATATCTGAACAAATCGCGAACTGGCAATGCCCCTCTATTACTTTTCCTCCTGTAAACTTGAGCGTGGATCTTGATAAGCCAGTGGCGGTTTCATGCCGCATTGCGAATActggtattgtgattgtgaag TTGCCTGCAAACATtaaagctttgatgaaacctactgcggttccGCTTGCTGGATTTTCAGGAGAATCAACTTGGACTATTGGTCAGTTGGAATTGCAAGTTGAACTAGTAGATGATCACGATGAATTGCTAAGGCGCCAAGCTTTGTTGAATCTTTATataatgcgaaatcaatcgcgatTTAACATGATTTTTGGGCGCACTGCTTTTAGCATGTTTGGTGCAATACCATCTACGCTACATGGAATGGTTAAGTTTTCTGTTAATAAGGGTATCAGAACGCTAATTTCTGCGATGGTTGAGCCATTTTGTGCGATGATTGTGGCGCGAGAAAGTGTAGGTGTTGAGGGGCATGCAGTCCACTTTGAATAA